One Candidatus Kinetoplastibacterium oncopeltii TCC290E genomic region harbors:
- the rpsD gene encoding 30S ribosomal protein S4 translates to MARYIGPKCKLSRREGTDLFLKSARRSFDSKCKSESKPGQHGRTSGSRISDYGLQMREKQKLKRMYGILEKQFRRYFEESERRKGNTGEILIQLLESRLDNVVYRLGFGSTRAEARQLISHRAIEVNGHIVDIASLSVKSGDIISVREKSKNQDRIKEAIKLAVSIGIPQWLDLDSEKQLGTFKTIPDRSDVARDINESMVVELYSR, encoded by the coding sequence ATGGCACGTTATATTGGACCAAAATGTAAACTCTCACGCCGTGAGGGTACTGATCTCTTTCTCAAGAGTGCTCGTAGATCGTTTGATTCAAAATGCAAATCAGAATCAAAACCAGGTCAACATGGTCGAACATCTGGATCTAGAATCTCAGATTATGGTCTTCAAATGAGAGAGAAGCAAAAACTGAAAAGAATGTATGGTATTTTAGAAAAACAGTTTCGTAGGTATTTCGAAGAGTCAGAAAGACGTAAAGGCAATACTGGAGAAATATTAATTCAATTGCTCGAATCTCGATTAGACAATGTTGTCTATAGGCTGGGTTTTGGTTCGACTAGGGCAGAAGCTCGCCAGTTAATTAGTCATCGTGCAATTGAAGTTAATGGTCACATTGTAGATATAGCTTCATTATCAGTAAAATCTGGTGATATAATATCTGTTCGAGAGAAATCTAAGAACCAAGATAGAATCAAAGAAGCTATAAAATTAGCTGTCAGTATCGGCATACCTCAGTGGCTAGATCTCGATTCTGAGAAGCAACTTGGAACGTTCAAAACTATTCCTGATCGTTCTGATGTTGCTCGTGATATAAATGAATCTATGGTTGTAGAATTATATTCTCGTTAA
- the rpsM gene encoding 30S ribosomal protein S13: MARIAGINIPPQQHAEIGLTAIFGIGRSRACKICEASKISPSKKIKDMTDAELERIREQVGLFTVEGDLRREIQFSIKRLIDLGTYRGMRHKRGLPVRGQRTRTNARTRKGPRRAAASLKK; encoded by the coding sequence ATGGCCCGTATTGCTGGCATAAATATCCCGCCACAACAGCATGCTGAGATTGGTTTAACCGCAATTTTTGGGATTGGACGATCTCGTGCTTGTAAGATTTGTGAAGCATCAAAGATTTCTCCTTCTAAGAAAATAAAGGACATGACCGATGCTGAACTAGAGCGTATTCGTGAGCAAGTTGGATTATTTACGGTAGAAGGAGACCTTCGTCGTGAGATTCAGTTTTCAATTAAACGGTTAATCGATTTGGGCACTTATCGAGGAATGCGTCATAAACGTGGATTGCCTGTACGCGGACAACGAACTCGTACAAATGCACGTACTCGTAAAGGACCACGTAGAGCAGCTGCTTCTCTGAAAAAGTAG
- the infA gene encoding translation initiation factor IF-1, translating to MSKDDVIQMQGEILENLPNANFRVKLENGHVVLGHISGKMRMHYIRILPGDKVTVELTPYDLTRARIIFRAK from the coding sequence ATGTCTAAGGACGATGTCATACAAATGCAGGGAGAAATTTTAGAAAATCTTCCTAATGCAAATTTTCGTGTAAAGCTTGAAAATGGTCATGTGGTTCTTGGTCATATATCTGGTAAAATGCGTATGCACTATATCAGGATATTACCAGGAGACAAAGTAACTGTTGAGCTTACACCTTACGATCTTACTAGGGCTAGAATTATTTTCCGTGCTAAGTAA
- the rpmJ gene encoding 50S ribosomal protein L36 has protein sequence MKVMASVKRVCRNCKIIKRHGVVRIICTDPRHKQRQG, from the coding sequence ATGAAAGTAATGGCATCAGTTAAGCGAGTTTGCCGAAATTGTAAGATTATTAAACGTCACGGAGTAGTACGAATTATTTGTACTGATCCGCGTCATAAGCAACGTCAAGGATAG
- the rpsK gene encoding 30S ribosomal protein S11, which produces MAKSPASGASRVRKKVKKNVSDGIVHVHASFNNTIVTITDRQGNALSWATSGSSGFKGSRKSTPFAAQVAAEAAGRAAIEFGIKTLEVRIKGPGPGRESSVRALNALGIKISSISDITPIPHNGCRPPKRRRI; this is translated from the coding sequence ATGGCGAAATCTCCAGCAAGTGGCGCTTCTCGCGTCAGAAAAAAAGTAAAGAAAAATGTTTCAGATGGTATAGTGCATGTTCATGCTTCTTTTAATAATACCATTGTTACAATAACAGACCGTCAAGGTAACGCTTTGTCTTGGGCGACTTCAGGATCATCTGGATTTAAAGGATCCAGAAAATCTACTCCTTTTGCAGCACAGGTAGCAGCTGAAGCTGCTGGTCGTGCGGCTATTGAGTTCGGGATTAAAACTCTTGAAGTAAGAATAAAAGGACCAGGTCCGGGTCGCGAATCTTCTGTAAGGGCTTTAAATGCTCTTGGAATTAAGATTTCTAGTATCTCCGACATAACACCTATTCCACATAACGGATGTCGTCCTCCGAAGCGTCGTCGTATTTAA